In a genomic window of Canis lupus dingo isolate Sandy chromosome 35, ASM325472v2, whole genome shotgun sequence:
- the LOC112674365 gene encoding olfactory receptor 2B2 produces MNQVNESIPQEFILLGFSDRPWLELPLFVVFLVSYILTIFGNLTIILVSYLDPKLHTPMYFFLTNLSLLDLCYTTSTVPQMLVNICSTRKVISYGGCVAQLFIFLALGSTECLLLAVMSFDRFVAICRPLYYSVIMHQRLCLQLAAASWLSGFGNSVLQSTWTLQMPLCGHREVDHFFCEVPALLKLSCVDTTANEAELFFISVLFLLIPVTFILISYGFIVQAVLRIQSAKGRRKAFGTCGSHLIVVSLFYGTAIYMYLQPPSPNSKDRGKMVSLFYGIITPMLNPLIYTLRNKDVKGAFRRLILRIFLIKK; encoded by the coding sequence ATGAACCAGGTAAATGAAAGCATCCCACAGGAGTTCATCCTCTTAGGTTTCTCAGATCGACCATGGCTAGAGCTCCCACTCTTTGTGGTCTTCCTGGTTTCCTATATCTTGACTATCTTTGGCAATCTGACAATAATTCTTGTGTCTTATCTGGACCCCAAACTCCATACCCCTATGTACTTTTTTCTTACCAATCTGTCGCTCCTGGACCTTTGCTATACCACAAGTACAGTTCCACAGATGCTGGTAAACATATGCAGCACCAGGAAGGTGATTAGTTATGGTGGCTGTGTGGCCCAGCTCTTCATTTTCCTGGCCTTGGGTTCCACTGAATGTCTTCTCTTGGCTGTCATGTCTTTTGATAGGTTTGTAGCTATTTGTCGGCCTCTCTATTACTCAGTTATCATGCACCAAAGGCTGTGCCTCCAGCTGGCGGCTGCATCCTGGCTCAGTGGCTTTGGCAACTCAGTGTTGCAATCCACCTGGACCCTTCAGATGCCTCTCTGTGGCCATAGAGAAGTAGATCACTTCTTTTGTgaagtccctgctctgctcaaGTTGTCCTGTGTAGACACAACAGCAAACGAGGCTGAACTATTCTTTATCAGTGTGCTGTTCCTTCTAATACCTGTAACGTTCATCCTTATATCTTATGGTTTTATTGTCCAAGCAGTGTTGAGGATTCAGTCAGCCAAAGGCCGGCGAAAAGCGTTTGGCACCTGTGGCTCCCATCTAATTGTGGTGTCACTGTTTTATGGCACTGCTATCTACATGTATCTGCAACCACCATCACCCAACTCAAAGGACCGGGGGAAGATGGTGTCCCTCTTCTATGGAATCATCACACCCATGTTGAACCCCCTTATATACACACTAAGAAACAAAGATGTAAAGGGAGCATTTAGGAGGTTGATTCTGAGGATCTTCTTAATCAAGAAATAG